One window of the Anopheles cruzii chromosome 2, idAnoCruzAS_RS32_06, whole genome shotgun sequence genome contains the following:
- the LOC128269396 gene encoding uncharacterized protein LOC128269396, which translates to METTHLVTEFITHTGANTQDAVSCLKSWEWDLKKALIDYNDTSTNEYFNNKKNENDGLMNARSSAPPSSSSHLHGSTVSCSSTGGSIISSLPSATSSAPVFSNQRHQQQLHHHHHQQQPYHQYPNGAPSGGVIRNGVVCGGSNSSSTSSNSSAILHVQTPPTTVKSSTASLGGAAVNPHRQHQYHPHYGIAAAGSLAGNDTSERCSNGGGCINPASHATRPSASQLKPMLTKADSVDIFDCKKLERGISRATENVTLVFRARQEFEMDFHAHIHEQNDKNLNFIDTPDYTFTLPDLTKYTDDFRKFLEKDLIESSTLNSLEATNRLNWWYESGACRKLWPLATTGDGNCLLHAASLAMWGFHDRRLTLRRTLHDILSKEEFRDALYRRWRFQQTRVNRQAGFVFCESEWAKEWEEIVAIASPEPRRNSKSTGPSRRRSLLIEKSFDALGSNVTGPDDENATYESLEEIHVLALAHILRRTIIVVSDVFLRDINGEAFSPIPFGGVYLPFEVPSNECHRAPLLLAYDMAHFSALVAMEAPNDSPPALIPLVDASNQLLPIQFCIDPGTDFNWREYDGSDGNWTLTDREHIALLKEYLDIVHATGIESPDDEIYYDDYSDDEYEKKLGEGELGFAADEHYNNNTIVGTIGPGTATASTAATTTSTTVSSMTASNQSLPPGGAGSGKDAGGKSKAAKQLQSVAKQFGSIGKSMSRKLRKNIGSITRIGSKNSGSGGSKKAHLHDKSGGRGECYPRFRILCAQLKSRRHEYQEEMIKNYLECAQERYLEAEKTRERKELERMTKYVAEAGSQVHHHEQDDDGIGCGDGGGVGVGGVSEVDGGDMVNCINANCLKYGTAATSYMCLECYETQCKRESHCNSGGSNLYSPDYTPRYGTGKSRFYAEADMEAHDRIQRLPSARRLNDLDQTLYLSRSTFYNDTRPNEALHASSVGGQQQVSYGQAVLVAPPSESSGSVLPSSQPPPHHHHHHHHHVVGVGGVESQVPAQHSQHQASQPRASYRWGPDNVQQFAAPEYTNCAKPPIGSGAMAAASSGMVASIYSPGGTNNSSNTNLAYNRQTTAKCVVNLPPVSTGSGAQSSGIDIGKPPHPSYAGSGVSSSAIEASRSVQPFSSSSSSSSLGGSGGGGGGNNGGLQQTPIVVNSSHYGKNQLCRTEGCKFYGSINTNFYCSKCCQEYNI; encoded by the exons ATGGAGACCACTCATTTAGTGACAGAATTCATCACCCACACCGGAGCCAATACGCAGGACGCAGTCAGCTGTCTGAAATCTTGGGAATGGGATCTGAAGAAGGCTTTAATAGATTACAATG ATACGTCAacaaatgaatattttaacaataaaaaaaacgaaaatgatGGTTTGATGAATGCACGATCATCCgcaccaccgtcatcatcgtctcATTTGCACGGATCCACCGTATCCTGCTCGTCGACGGGTGGATCCATCATTTCGTCGCTGCCGAGCGCCACATCTTCCGCGCCAGTGTTCAGTAATcagcgccaccagcaacaactgcaccaccatcaccaccagcagcaaccgtacCATCAATATCCGAACGGTGCTCCGAGCGGCGGTGTAATCAGAAACggtgtggtttgtggtggcagtaacagcagcagtaccagTAGCAATAGTAGTGCAATTTTGCATGTTCAAACACCACCAACGACGGTGAAATCCTCGACAGCCTCGCTGGGTGGGGCAGCCGTTAATCCGCACCGTCAACATCAATATCATCCGCACTACGGCATTGCTGCAGCAGGGTCGCTGGCGGGAAATGACACTtccgaacggtgcagtaacGGAGGCGGCTGTATCAATCCTGCGTCCCACGCCACTCGACCGTCGGCCTCGCAACTGAAACCGATGCTAACCAAAGCCGATTCGGTtgacattttcgatt GTAAGAAGCTGGAACGAGGAATCTCCCGCGCGACCGAAAATGTGACACTCGTATTCCGAGCGAGGCAAGAGTTTGAAATGGATTTCCACGCGCACATCCACGAACAGAACGACAAAAATCTAAACTTTATCGACACCCCGGACTACACGTTCACGCTGCCGGACCTGACAAAGTATACGGATGATTTTCG GAAATTCCTCGAAAAGGATCTTATTGAAAGCTCGACGCTGAACTCGCTGGAAGCAACGAATCGGCTGAACTGGTGGTACGAATCCGGTGCCTGCCGGAAGCTGTGGCCCCTGGCGACGACGGGCGATGGCAACTGTTTGCTCCATGCAGCGTCCCTCGCCATGTGGGGCTTCCATGACCGGCGGCTAACGTTGCGCCGCACGCTGCACGATATTCTGTCGAAGGAAGAGTTCCGGGACGCGCTGtaccgtcggtggcggttccAGCAGACGCGCGTCAACCGGCAGGCGGGCTTTGTGTTTTGCGAGAGTGAGTGGGCCAAGGAGTGGGAAGAAATTGTGGCGATTGCGTCGCCCGAGCCGAGGCGCAATTCGAAAAGCACCGGCCCGTCACGGCGGCGATCGTTGCTGATCGAGAAAAGCTTCGACGCCCTCGGCTCGAAcgtgaccggaccggacgatgAGAACGCCACGTACGAGAGCCTGGAAGAGATCCATGTGCTTGCGCTGGCGCACATTCTGCGACGTACCATCATCGTAGTGTCGGACGTGTTTCTGCGGGACATCAATGGTGAAGCGTTTTCCCCGATACCGTTCGGGGGGGTGTATTTGCCGTTCGAGGTGCCGTCGAACGAGTGTCACCGggcgccgttgctgctggcgtaCGATATGGCACACTTTTCGGCGCTCGTGGCCATGGAAGCACCGAACGATAGTCCCCCGGCTTTGATACCACTGGTGGACGCGTCGAACCAACTGCTGCCGATACAGTTTTGTATTGATCCCGGTACAGACTTTAACTGGCGCGAGTACGACGGCAGTGACGGCAATTGGACGCTAACCGACCGCGAGCACATAGCGCTGCTGAAGGAGTATCTCGACATTGTGCACGCCACCGGCATCGAGAGTCCGGACGATGAGATCTACTACGACGACTATTCGGACGATGAGTACGAAAAGAAACTGGGCGAAGGGGAGCTCGGATTCGCCGCGGATGAGCATTACAATAACAACACCATCGTTGGGACCATCGGGCCGGGCACTGCGACCGCCAGTACGGCGGCAACAACGACATCGACCACCGTTTCGTCGATGACGGCCTCCAACCAATCGCTGCCacccggtggtgctggtagtGGCAAAGATGCCGGGGGCAAAAGTAAGGCCGCCAAGCAGCTGCAGAGCGTGGCGAAGCAGTTCGGTAGTATTGGCAAGTCGATGAGCCGGAAGCTTCGCAAAAACATTGGCTCGATAACGCGCATCGGCAGCAAGAATagtggcagcggtggcagcaaGAAGGCACACCTCCACGACAAAAGCGGCGGCCGTGGAGAGTGCTACCCTCGGTTTCGCATTCTCTGTGCGCAGCTGAAGTCCCGCCGGCACGAGTACCAGGAGGAAATGATCAAGAATTATCTCGAGTGCGCGCAGGAACGCTACCTGGAGGCGGAAAAGACGCGCGAACGCAAGGAATTGGAGCGGATGACCAAGTATGTGGCCGAGGCAGGGAGTCAGGTGCATCATCACGagcaggatgatgatggcatcGGATGCggagacggtggtggtgttggtgttggtggcgtgTCGGAAGTCGATGGAGGAGACATGGTGAACTGTATCAATGCCAACTGTCTCAAATATGGCACGGCAGCCACCAGTTACATGTGCCTAGAATGTTACGAGACGCAGTGCAAGCGGGAGTCGCACTGCAACAGTGGCGGAAGCAATCTTTACTCGCCCGATTACACCCCTCGCTATGGGACGGGCAAATCGCGGTTCTATGCGGAAGCCGACATGGAAGCCCACGACCGGATACAGAGGCTCCCGTCGGCGAGGCGACTGAACGATCTCGATCAAACGCTCTATCTGTCACGGTCCACTTTCTACAATGACACGCGACCGAACGAAGCGCTGCACGCATCGTCGGTAGGTGGACAGCAGCAAGTCTCCTACGGTCAAGCAGTGCTGGTAGCACCCCCGTCGGAGTCGAGCGGTTCCGTGCTGCCAAGTAGTCAGCCACctcctcaccaccaccatcaccatcatcaccacgttgtcggtgttggtggcgttgAAAGCCAGGTACCGGCACAACATTCGCAAcaccaggccagccagccacgagCTTCCTATCGGTGGGGACCCGATAATGTGCAGCAGTTTGCAGCACCCGAGTACACTAATTGTGCCAAACCACCCATTGGTTCCGGTGCCATGGCTGCCGCTTCGAGCGGAATGGTAGCTTCCATTTACTCGCCCGGCGGAACcaacaacagtagcaacaccaATCTGGCATACAATCGGCAAACGACGGCAAAGTGTGTGGTCAATCTTCCTCCCGTTTCGACGGGCAGCGGTGCTCAGTCATCAGGCATTGACATCGGGAAACCACCGCATCCGTCTTACGCCGGCAGTGGCGTCTCGTCCAGTGCTATTGAAGCTTCCAGATCGGTACAACCATTTTCTTCCTCCTCATCGTCATCTTCCCTTggtggtagcggcggcggcggtggtggcaacaaCGGCGGCCTCCAACAGACACCAATTGTTGTAAACAGCAGCCACTACGGCAAGAATCAACTTTGCCGTACCGAAGGGTGCAAGTTCTACGGTAGCATCAATACCAACTTCTATTGCTCGAAATGCTGTCAGGAGTACAACATTTAG